The nucleotide sequence ccttcactcaactaaatacagagaaatgtcccacaaagcaacgttacaggaccgaacaacagtaacacagtaactgtaactgtctttagcaactcatatgaggaaaacaaataccacaactgtacgtggagaagcgtccgtcctcctgtctgtcctcctgtctgttctcccgcctgtcctcctgtctgtcctcctgcctgtcctcctgtctgtcctcctgtctgtcctcctgtctgtcctcccgactcttcctcacatttctgcatgaaaaacagcgtctgtcaccggcaaaaaactttaactcaccgagtgtttgtgatgaaaataaatcaccgcgaccgtcagccctcctgaccgagacttcagggaactttcccccagaaaacagcctccgtccccgcgagtgacagagtcagacagcgtcctgtttactgatggtgattatgtataatgaTGTAATTTaacgcgaaaaacttaacttcgtcactttccaggatgtttggtgggtcaggatctcaatcactacacattaaaacagcatctatatgattataaactgtccgcgggtttggattaacaggggaacacctgggaaacaggagagtgataatctgttgttcaatatctgactgcttgtattgcctcatgactgatgaaaagtttgctttgttgtgtgcagtagaattttgatgcatcgcaatgcatcgtagaatcgaattgaatcgaatcgttACCTGGTGAATCGTAATCGAATCGAATTGTGAGGGCAGTGCCAATGCACACCCCtactatacattatcccttacttatatTGATTCAGTTCTGATCAGTCATTAATCATTAGTagaaattataataaaacaaaaacttttgACCTCTTCAGGTTTTCAAAATCATGTTAATCAAGTTTATAAAGTTgtctctgaatgaaaacacaagtttgtTCAGgagttaaattatttttatttattaaaacaacGATTCAAAACAAGTAACACAAGTTCGAGTCAGGTCATTACAAACCAGTCAATACACACAGGTCACTGAgaggctctgattggtccagacAGGATTGTCTTTACACCGTCCACATGGGGGCGCTCTAACACAGACTgctttatatattatatactgCATATACATGAGAACCtgagcctcacacacacacacacactgatcatgTTCATTATacgctgatgatgtcaccaatcatttataaaatcaataaaaactttttATCAGAAAATCCTATTTAAAGactcaacagaaaaataaactgtttcacttcctgttcagTTTCAGTCGCCATGTTTTCATCCAACAACAGACTGAGTGACCACCACATTTGCCCTCGACCAATCACAGCTCTGTTCCCTCATCTCCCTGCCTTCTCATTGGCTGTTTCGAAGGAGTCCTTGCCACCCTTGCTCTTCATCGCCATCTTCTCTGCCTTCTTCATGGCACGTTTCTTTGACCGCCTCATCAGGCAGCACTTTACCGTCACCGCGAcaaccaccaccagcaccagcaccactgCTGCCACGGCAACAAGGACCCACAACAGCAGGCTGCTGTCTGTCGGACTCACGCACTCCGGCGAGTCCGCGTCGTGGTGTTTCCCATCCTTGTCGGTGCAGATACACCTGTAGGAACCCTCCACGGTCACACAGGTGTGCCTGCAGGGGCCACACAGCTGGCAGATGGTGGTGAGGTTGGCGGGCGAGTTGTCTGTCATACGCCACACGGCAGGACGGCCCGAACAGTGGAGATCCACCAGAGCCGAGGACCAGCACTCCAACTTGATCCTACTGCTGTTGGCCAGAGTCAGGGAGCGTGCTCCATCCACCCTGGGTTTCTCACAAGAGTCAGACTTCAGCTCTGGGACAGAACCAGGATCAGGCTCAGGTTCCTGCAGCTCAGGTCCAGTTGGTTCTGGTCTCTGTGTAGCAGTTTTTGGGCCAGGTTTATGTGGTTCCGCTGTAACAGGGTCTGGTTCTGGTGAAGGTAGAGCTGATGGAGCAGTTTCTGGTTCAGGTGTAGCTGGGTCACGTTTTGGTTCTGGTGCAGCAGGTTTCAGTGTCGCTCCTGTTGGTCTATCTGTCAGCTTACAGATGAACTGGTTCTGGTTCTTACAGCTGATAGGGATCAGACCCCACTTGGTCTCTGTCAACCCGCCAGACTCCACCCTCAGCGCGGCACAGCGTGCGTTGGTGCAGGTGGGTTCGGGCTCCTCGGTCCAACGGCTCACCTGCGTTTCCTCGCTGCCGTCCTCGGTCCACTTGAAGCCTCTCAGTGGCAGCGTAGGAACCACACACTCTTTCTTGGTCTTCCTCAGTCCGACCCAGAAGGTGGACTGATTCTCACTGTGAGATGACCTGGACACGACCTGGAGGATCTTGGCGGCCTCCTGCtcggtggtgatggtggtgaggACTCCAGGGTAGCAGATCTCCATGGCGCGGTCGAAGCTGACCTTGGTGTCATGGAGGGTGTAGCGTGGCAGAGACGCCGGCTCAGACGAGGTGTTTGTGAACAGGACGAGAACTGTCCAGATCCAGCAGAACCAGGACGCCATGTTTTCTGACTCAACCCctgatgatgatgtcacccTGCGAAcacaaaaaaagtttgtttcagtttgacCATAAAAACATTTAGACAGCAGAAAAGGTTCAGTCCGGTTCTCAGATGGAGGCTGAAGACCAggatttaatttgaaaagacattagtTACATCCTGTTTTAATCTGAAATCTTCACTGgagctgctaagctaacagtgttagcaacCGCATGTCACAGGGttaaatctggtctgagatcagttagtgatgtgttctctcctgcagactgagatcacagcagacatGCTGttggagacatctgatgttttctgtggttgtttctctgttttaaatcaagtctcagctgcttcagttgttcagcagaacgctgcaactctgtttgactgtgaagagtcagtgacacaaacagcagaacaGTTCTGCTCGGTTCAGTTCAAAGTGTCGGTCGCACCAGAGTTCATGAGACAGAAATGATCAGGAATCAGCTGAATGTAAATCCGCAGTTAACAGAAACACAACGAGACGctcctgtcaaaaataaagcattcagttaaaggagcattctgtagttttatAATGAGAAGACAAACTGACGTCAAAGGAggtttgctttgtttatatgtggtggaccctgccacctttctatcttcacagtgttctgggaccttaatTCCCTCTGTgaacatcttgtttattcactgatggaaacagtttgtattattactcattaatattgtaaaaaaaaaaaaaatcattaaaactacagagtgctcctttaatgtgtCTGAATCGTGGTGAACAACAATCAGATGTAAACAGATAATCACATGTTGTAGCCAAGCTGAGCTTTATGTTGATTCTTAAATGATCTTTCTTCTTATTGGTTTGTGAGTGagattaagtgtgtgtgtgtgtgtgtgtgtgtgtgtgtgtttgtatatgagAATGAGTGAGTGATTGTGTATGGCCACAGGTCCGTCTCCATCTCGAGGTCACTTGAATTGGAGTTAGGCTGAAGGTGGAGCCCAAGGGGAAGGTCTTAATAACCCACCTGGGCGTGGCTGAGAGGGCAGACAGTGTTCTGACCGCGTGTGATACCGTGTGGCCTCTGGACTGTGATATCatatacacacacgtacaaagacacacaccttGTGTAAGGTCCCAGcctttctcagttttttttttgttttatttacaacctgttttcattttgtccaggaaagagaagctgtgaagttTCTGCTGATGAGTCAGAGGGAATTGTAGATCTAGTGTTGTTTGCAGTTTCGTCCAAGTCAGCTCTGACCAATAGGCTTGACTGCGGGGTGGAGCCAAGCCTGCATGAGGTAAATCCAGCACATATGGGCTAATCACTACAGCGTCagatcctcccagtggcatTGGCAGTCTGTGGCAGTCCGTGGCAGTCTGTGGCAGGCCGCGGCAGGCCGCGGCAGGCCGTGGCAGGCCGTGGCAGTCTGTGGCAGTCCGTGGTCTGTGGCAGTCCGTGGTAGTCcgtggcaggctgtggcaggCCGTGGCAGGCCGTGGCAGTCTGTGGCAGTCCGTGGCAGGCCGTGGCAGGCCGTGGCAGTCTGTGGCAGGCCGTGGCAGGCCGTGGCAGTCCGTGGCAGTCCGTGGCAGTCTGTAGCAGTCCGTGGCAGGCCGTGGCAGTCTGTGGCAGTCCGTGGCAGGCCGTGGCAGTCGGTAGCAGTCCGTGGCAGGCCGTGGCAGTCTGTGGTAGTCTGTGGCAGTCCGTGGCAGTCTGTGGTAGTCTGTGGCAGGCCGTGGCAGTCTGTGGTAGTCTGTGGCAGGCCGTGGCAGTCTGTGGTAGTCTGTGGCAGGCCGTGGCAGTCTGTGGTAGTCCGTGGCAGGCCGTGGCAGTCTGTGGCAGTCCGTGTAgtctgtggcaggctgtggtAGTCTGTGGCAGTCTGTGGCAGTCTGTGGCAGGCCGTGGCAGTCTGTAGCAGTCTGTGGCAGGCCGTGGCAGTCTGTGGCAGGCCGTGGCAgtctgtggcaggctgtggtAGTCTGTGGCAGTCTGTGGCAGTCTGTGGCAGGCCGTGGCAGTCTGTAGCAGTCTGTGGCAGGCCGTGGCAGTCCGTGGCAGTCCGTGGTAGTCTGTGGTAGGCCGTGGCAGTCTGTAGCAGTCTGTGGCAGGCCGTGGCAGTCCGTGGCAGTCTGTGGTAGTCTGTGGTAGGCCGTGGCAGTCTGTGGTAGTCTGTGGCAGGCCGTGGCAGTCTGTGGCAGTCTGTGGCAGTCTGTGGCAGGCCGTGGCAGTCTGTAGCAGTCTGTGGCAGGCCGTGGCAGTCCGTGGCAGTCTGTGGTAGTCTGTGGTAGGCCGTGGCAGTCTGTGGCAGTCCGTGTAgtctgtggcaggctgtggtAGTCTGTGGTAgtctgtggcaggctgtggtAGTCTGTGGCAGTCTGTGGCAGTCTGTGGCAGGCCGTGGCAGTCTGTAGCAGTCTGTGGCAGGCCGTGGCAGTCCGTGGCAGTCTGTGGTAGTCTGTGGTAGGCCGTGGCAGTCTGTGGTAGTCTGTGGCAGGCCGTGGCAGTCTGTGGCAGGCCGTGGCAGTCTGTGGTAGTCCGTGGCAGGCCGTGGCAGTCCGTGGCAGTCTGTGGCAGTCTGTGGCAGTCTGTGGTAGTCTGTGGCAGTCCGTGGCAGTCTGTGGTAGTCTGTGGCAGGCcgtggcaggctgtggcagaTATAGTTGTGTAGCACCTATTATGTTAAGATATTTTCATAATTGTATTTCATATTAGATATTGTAATATTTCCAACACTGTCAGTGTCCATTGTCATTCTGTTGCTGCTTAAGATAAGATTTCCCACAATGGGGAAATCCCAGCGTCACAGCAGCACAGATGGATAGTAAAGAAGAAGCATACAAACAGTAGTCGTAAAACATCTAATACAACCAaggaaatatataaaataagaataatataaacacagggaaatgtaaaatatttttttttattcaagatCTTTTTTATTGAAGTTTTCTTAATGTACCAAATGTGCAGTGTGTTACAGCCATTACAGAGACATGAAAGGAGTAtggtaaaacaaacacaacatgcaccAGTGGAATGTGTAagaatccaaaaaaaaaaaaaaaagagaaagaaaaaaaataataataataaaaacaaaacacaaaaacagtgtACAAAACAATCCCTCCCCTGTCACTGCCAGAGTATTTGTCATATCATAGATCACTGTTACACCTAAAGCCTGTActaggagtgagtgagaagaaTGCAGCGTACTTGAGCTGTAGTCAAGGGCCAAGCCTTTACATAGTCTGGAAAGCTTTTAGGAAGGGACCCCACATTTTCTGGAACTTCTTATTTGAATGCTGAAGTGAGTATCTGATTTTCTCCAGTTTTAAGAAGGACATGATGTCTTCCAGCCATTGTGTATGAGTGGGAGGAAGAGCATCCTTCCACCTGAGCAGAATTGCTCGTCGAACCAGAAGGGAGACAAAAGATAAAGTGCGTTGTTTTGCTGTAGTTAACTTTTCCTCCCCTTCAATGACCCCAAACAAAGCAGTCAATGGGTTTGGATCAAATTTGATGTTTAACACCTGAGAAAGTGTATGAAAGACTTCTCTCCAATATTTATTAAGGCTTGAACAGGACCAGTACATGTGGATGAGAGAGGCTTCCACATGTTTGCATTTGACACAGTATGGGCTAATACCCGGGTATATGGAAGACAGTTTTGCTTTGGAAATATGAGCCCTGTGTACC is from Sparus aurata chromosome 16, fSpaAur1.1, whole genome shotgun sequence and encodes:
- the clec14a gene encoding C-type lectin domain family 14 member A — translated: MASWFCWIWTVLVLFTNTSSEPASLPRYTLHDTKVSFDRAMEICYPGVLTTITTEQEAAKILQVVSRSSHSENQSTFWVGLRKTKKECVVPTLPLRGFKWTEDGSEETQVSRWTEEPEPTCTNARCAALRVESGGLTETKWGLIPISCKNQNQFICKLTDRPTGATLKPAAPEPKRDPATPEPETAPSALPSPEPDPVTAEPHKPGPKTATQRPEPTGPELQEPEPDPGSVPELKSDSCEKPRVDGARSLTLANSSRIKLECWSSALVDLHCSGRPAVWRMTDNSPANLTTICQLCGPCRHTCVTVEGSYRCICTDKDGKHHDADSPECVSPTDSSLLLWVLVAVAAVVLVLVVVVAVTVKCCLMRRSKKRAMKKAEKMAMKSKGGKDSFETANEKAGR